The Hemicordylus capensis ecotype Gifberg chromosome 6, rHemCap1.1.pri, whole genome shotgun sequence genome window below encodes:
- the PSMD11 gene encoding 26S proteasome non-ATPase regulatory subunit 11 isoform X2, whose amino-acid sequence MSAAVAVMLVKRDVQENDEEAVQVKEQSILELGSLLAKTGQAEELGGLLKYVRPFLNSISKAKAARLVRSLLDLFLDMEAATGQEVDLCLECIEWAKSEKRTFLRQALEARLVSLYFDTKRYQEALQLGSQLLRELKKMDDKALLVEVQLLESKTYHALSNLPKARAALTSARTTANAIYCPPKLQAALDMQSGIIHAAEEKDWKTAYSYFYEAFEGYDSIDSPKAITALKYMLLCKIMLNSPEDVQALVSGKLALRYAGRQTEALKCVAQASKNRSLEDFKKALKDYKVELRDDPIINTHLGKLYDNLLEQNLIRVIEPFSRVQIEHISSLIKLSKADVERKLSQMILDKKFHGILDQGEGVLIIFDEPPVDKTYEAALETIQNMSKVVDSLYNKAKKLT is encoded by the exons ATGTCTGCAGCTGTTGCTGTAATGCTAG TGAAGCGTGATGTCCAGGAAAATGATGAAGAAGCTGTGCAAGTCAAAGagcagagcatcctggaactgGGGAGTCTGTTGGCCAAGACTGGACAAGCAGAAG AGCTTGGAGGACTTCTGAAGTATGTGCGTCCTTTCTTGAACTCCATCAGCAAGGCAAAGGCAGCCCGCCTGGTTCGGTCCCTGCTAGACCTGTTTCTAGATATGGAGGCAGCAAcagggcaagag GTCGACCTGTGTCTGGAATGCATTGAATGGGCCAAATCAGAGAAGAGGACGTTCCTGCGCCAAGCTCTGGAG GCAAGGCTGGTGTCTTTGTACTTTGACACTAAAAGGTACCAAGAAGCATTGCAGTTAG GCTCACAGCTTTTACGGGAGTTGAAGAAGATGGATGACAAGGCCCTGTTAGTGGAAGTGCAGCTGCTAGAGAGTAAGACCTACCATGCCTTGAGCAACCTGCCAAAAGCAAGAGCAGCATTAACCTCCGCCCGAACCACAGCCAATGCCATCTATTGCCCTCCCAAGTTACAGGCGGCACTGGATATGCAATCGG GTATCATCCATGCAGCGGAAGAAAAGGACTGGAAGACGGCATATTCTTATTTTTATGAGGCATTTGAGGGTTATGATTCCATCGACAGCCCCAAAGCCATCACAGCGTTGAAATATATGCTGCTGTGCAAGATCATGCTGAACTC gcCTGAGGATGTGCAGGCATTGGTGAGCGGAAAACTTGCTCTGCGGTATGCAGGCAGACAG ACAGAAGCACTAAAATGTGTTGCACAAGCCAGTAAGAATCGATCACTGGAAGATTTCAAAAAG GCTCTGAAAGATTATAAAGTGGAACTCAGGGATGACCCCATTATCAACACACATTTGGGCAAACTCTATGATAACTTATTGGAACAAAACCTGATCCGGGTCATTGAGCCTTTCTCCAGAGTGCAG ATTGAACACATATCTAGCCTTATCAAGCTGTCTAAG GCGGATGTGGAAAGGAAACTCTCACAGATGATCCTAGACAAGAAATTCCATG GGATCCTTGACCAAGGCGAAGGGGTCCTGATTATTTTTGATGAACCGCCAGTAGacaaaacatatgaagctgctctggAGACAATTCAGAATATGAGTAAAGTAGTGGATTCCTTATACAACAAAGCCAAGAAGCTAACATAG
- the PSMD11 gene encoding 26S proteasome non-ATPase regulatory subunit 11 isoform X1: MAAAAGLEFQRAQSLLSTDREASIGILHSIVKRDVQENDEEAVQVKEQSILELGSLLAKTGQAEELGGLLKYVRPFLNSISKAKAARLVRSLLDLFLDMEAATGQEVDLCLECIEWAKSEKRTFLRQALEARLVSLYFDTKRYQEALQLGSQLLRELKKMDDKALLVEVQLLESKTYHALSNLPKARAALTSARTTANAIYCPPKLQAALDMQSGIIHAAEEKDWKTAYSYFYEAFEGYDSIDSPKAITALKYMLLCKIMLNSPEDVQALVSGKLALRYAGRQTEALKCVAQASKNRSLEDFKKALKDYKVELRDDPIINTHLGKLYDNLLEQNLIRVIEPFSRVQIEHISSLIKLSKADVERKLSQMILDKKFHGILDQGEGVLIIFDEPPVDKTYEAALETIQNMSKVVDSLYNKAKKLT; this comes from the exons ATGGCGGCTGCGGCGGGCTTGGAGTTCCAGCGCGCCCAGTCTTTGCTCAGCACTGACCGTGAGGCTTCCATCGGCATCCTGCACTCCATAG TGAAGCGTGATGTCCAGGAAAATGATGAAGAAGCTGTGCAAGTCAAAGagcagagcatcctggaactgGGGAGTCTGTTGGCCAAGACTGGACAAGCAGAAG AGCTTGGAGGACTTCTGAAGTATGTGCGTCCTTTCTTGAACTCCATCAGCAAGGCAAAGGCAGCCCGCCTGGTTCGGTCCCTGCTAGACCTGTTTCTAGATATGGAGGCAGCAAcagggcaagag GTCGACCTGTGTCTGGAATGCATTGAATGGGCCAAATCAGAGAAGAGGACGTTCCTGCGCCAAGCTCTGGAG GCAAGGCTGGTGTCTTTGTACTTTGACACTAAAAGGTACCAAGAAGCATTGCAGTTAG GCTCACAGCTTTTACGGGAGTTGAAGAAGATGGATGACAAGGCCCTGTTAGTGGAAGTGCAGCTGCTAGAGAGTAAGACCTACCATGCCTTGAGCAACCTGCCAAAAGCAAGAGCAGCATTAACCTCCGCCCGAACCACAGCCAATGCCATCTATTGCCCTCCCAAGTTACAGGCGGCACTGGATATGCAATCGG GTATCATCCATGCAGCGGAAGAAAAGGACTGGAAGACGGCATATTCTTATTTTTATGAGGCATTTGAGGGTTATGATTCCATCGACAGCCCCAAAGCCATCACAGCGTTGAAATATATGCTGCTGTGCAAGATCATGCTGAACTC gcCTGAGGATGTGCAGGCATTGGTGAGCGGAAAACTTGCTCTGCGGTATGCAGGCAGACAG ACAGAAGCACTAAAATGTGTTGCACAAGCCAGTAAGAATCGATCACTGGAAGATTTCAAAAAG GCTCTGAAAGATTATAAAGTGGAACTCAGGGATGACCCCATTATCAACACACATTTGGGCAAACTCTATGATAACTTATTGGAACAAAACCTGATCCGGGTCATTGAGCCTTTCTCCAGAGTGCAG ATTGAACACATATCTAGCCTTATCAAGCTGTCTAAG GCGGATGTGGAAAGGAAACTCTCACAGATGATCCTAGACAAGAAATTCCATG GGATCCTTGACCAAGGCGAAGGGGTCCTGATTATTTTTGATGAACCGCCAGTAGacaaaacatatgaagctgctctggAGACAATTCAGAATATGAGTAAAGTAGTGGATTCCTTATACAACAAAGCCAAGAAGCTAACATAG